The Aquificaceae bacterium genome has a window encoding:
- a CDS encoding Ppx/GppA phosphatase family protein, producing MKVASIDVGSYSIRLSVAEVNAGLELIHEEGKITALATDLKDSGLLRQDRIEESLEVIREFFQKAKELGAERIKIVGTEALRRAKNAGEFLERLKALTGLELRVITPEEEGRYAFLSVAYSLRPSGRFCIIDQGGGSTEFVCGRGFQIESIRSFPFGIVNLTEEFIHSDPPKNYELESLKNFLDEHIREVVQPCDELVGLGGTITTITAIEYGIYPYRGKDIHGKELSLDRLMFWLETLSSMKERDRIANFPHIEPKRAKVIIPGLVIFYRSMVLFGKNKIKISDWGLKEGLLVEELLEKDNTSGKL from the coding sequence ATGAAAGTTGCCAGCATAGATGTAGGCTCATACTCTATAAGGCTCAGTGTAGCAGAAGTTAATGCAGGTTTAGAGCTTATCCACGAAGAGGGAAAAATAACAGCCTTGGCAACAGACCTAAAGGATAGTGGTCTCCTAAGGCAGGACAGGATAGAAGAGAGCCTTGAGGTTATAAGGGAGTTTTTCCAGAAGGCAAAGGAACTTGGAGCGGAACGCATAAAGATAGTGGGGACGGAAGCACTAAGGAGGGCAAAAAACGCAGGGGAATTTTTAGAAAGATTAAAAGCTCTCACAGGGCTTGAACTGAGGGTTATAACCCCTGAGGAGGAAGGAAGGTATGCCTTTCTATCTGTAGCCTATTCTCTTAGACCCTCTGGAAGGTTTTGTATCATAGACCAAGGGGGTGGGTCTACGGAGTTTGTGTGTGGTAGAGGCTTTCAAATAGAGAGCATAAGGTCTTTTCCCTTTGGAATTGTAAACCTCACAGAAGAGTTTATCCACAGCGACCCACCAAAAAACTACGAGCTTGAGTCTCTGAAAAACTTCCTTGACGAGCATATAAGAGAAGTAGTCCAGCCTTGCGATGAGCTTGTGGGTCTTGGTGGCACTATAACCACCATAACCGCCATTGAATACGGTATATATCCCTACAGAGGTAAGGATATTCATGGAAAGGAGCTTTCCTTAGATAGGCTCATGTTTTGGCTTGAGACACTAAGCTCTATGAAGGAAAGGGATCGCATTGCCAATTTTCCCCATATAGAGCCAAAGAGGGCAAAGGTGATAATTCCTGGGCTTGTGATATTCTACAGGAGCATGGTGCTTTTTGGCAAAAACAAAATAAAAATAAGCGACTGGGGGCTAAAGGAAGGTCTCCTCGTGGAGGAGCTTTTGGAAAAGGACAACACAAGTGGCAAGCTATAG
- a CDS encoding hotdog domain-containing protein: MQLRTHLEIDTSLSGEIIELSEGSAVLKLKTDRRMVADEKGLVHGGFIFSLADFCAMATVNEPTVVLAQATIKFLKPVVVGDELIAEGRLTKAEGKKRWVLVEVKRGEEKVAEGEFLCVVPEKHVLS, encoded by the coding sequence ATGCAGTTAAGAACGCACTTGGAGATTGACACAAGCCTTAGCGGTGAGATTATTGAACTTTCTGAAGGCTCTGCGGTGCTTAAGCTAAAGACAGACCGTAGGATGGTGGCGGACGAGAAGGGTCTCGTGCATGGAGGCTTTATCTTTTCTCTTGCGGACTTTTGTGCCATGGCAACGGTAAACGAGCCAACGGTGGTATTGGCACAGGCAACTATAAAGTTTTTAAAGCCGGTGGTAGTAGGAGATGAGCTAATCGCAGAGGGAAGGCTTACAAAGGCAGAGGGTAAAAAGCGATGGGTTCTTGTGGAGGTTAAAAGAGGAGAAGAGAAGGTGGCAGAGGGAGAGTTCCTCTGCGTAGTTCCGGAAAAGCACGTGCTATCTTAG
- the htpX gene encoding zinc metalloprotease HtpX has product MSYAIRSVILLGVLTGLFLFVGNLIGGKVGMTIALLLAGIMNFIAYWFSDKIVLAMYGAREIPYEEAPWLHRMVEELAQRANIPKPKVYLVPMEQPNAFATGRGPSNGAVAVTSGILRLLNERELRGVLAHEIAHIKNRDVLVATMAATIAGAISYLVSMLQWALLLGHSREGENNNNPLSLIASIAMIIITPIIATIIQMAISRSREYMADETGARISGDPLALASALEKIHNYVHQIPAEVNQGTAHLFIENPLSGQGIWELFSTHPSTEKRIARLKELARQMGMFAY; this is encoded by the coding sequence ATGAGCTACGCGATAAGGAGTGTTATACTGCTTGGAGTTTTGACTGGTCTTTTCCTGTTTGTAGGCAATCTAATTGGTGGTAAGGTTGGAATGACCATAGCTCTTTTGCTGGCAGGCATTATGAACTTCATCGCCTACTGGTTTTCTGACAAGATAGTGCTCGCTATGTATGGTGCAAGGGAAATACCATACGAGGAGGCTCCATGGCTTCACAGAATGGTAGAGGAGCTTGCCCAGAGAGCAAATATACCAAAGCCTAAAGTATACCTTGTTCCAATGGAACAGCCCAACGCCTTTGCTACAGGAAGAGGACCTTCTAACGGTGCGGTGGCGGTCACTTCTGGCATACTCAGGCTTTTGAACGAAAGGGAACTAAGAGGTGTGCTCGCTCACGAGATTGCACACATAAAGAACAGAGACGTGTTGGTTGCCACTATGGCGGCTACCATAGCTGGTGCCATATCTTACCTTGTAAGCATGCTACAATGGGCTCTCCTATTGGGACACTCCAGAGAAGGCGAGAATAACAACAACCCCCTTTCTCTTATAGCAAGCATAGCTATGATAATCATAACACCCATAATAGCCACAATTATCCAAATGGCTATATCTCGTTCAAGGGAATATATGGCGGATGAGACTGGTGCAAGGATTTCTGGAGACCCTCTTGCCCTCGCCAGTGCTCTTGAGAAGATACACAACTATGTGCACCAAATTCCAGCGGAGGTTAACCAAGGAACCGCTCACCTTTTCATAGAGAATCCTCTCTCTGGTCAAGGTATATGGGAGCTTTTCTCCACACACCCATCCACAGAGAAGAGAATTGCAAGACTTAAAGAGCTTGCAAGGCAGATGGGAATGTTTGCATACTAA
- a CDS encoding phosphoribosylanthranilate isomerase — MVRIKLCGFTRKEDIKKAVSLRVDYLGIILYSKSPRYVEMDRAVKLLEAVKGPKSVAVMVNPTLEEAKEALEMGFELIQLHGEESLDFAMEIGIERVIKAFRSCPGLKVQEEWKEAHAVLLDACSASYGGSGKRSDWSIAKELVERGFRVILAGGLNSESVREAIKTVKPFGVDVSSGIEISPGIKDHKKMEEFVHAVKNALGD; from the coding sequence ATGGTAAGAATAAAACTCTGCGGTTTTACAAGAAAAGAGGACATAAAAAAAGCGGTAAGCCTAAGGGTGGATTACTTAGGCATAATACTCTATTCCAAAAGTCCAAGGTATGTGGAGATGGATAGGGCTGTGAAACTTCTTGAGGCTGTAAAGGGTCCTAAAAGTGTGGCGGTTATGGTAAACCCTACCCTGGAGGAGGCAAAGGAGGCTTTAGAGATGGGCTTTGAGCTTATTCAACTTCACGGAGAGGAAAGCCTGGACTTTGCCATGGAAATTGGCATAGAAAGGGTTATAAAAGCCTTTAGGAGCTGTCCGGGGCTCAAGGTCCAAGAGGAGTGGAAAGAGGCACATGCGGTGCTTCTTGATGCTTGCTCAGCATCTTACGGTGGAAGTGGCAAAAGGTCTGATTGGAGCATTGCAAAGGAGCTCGTGGAAAGAGGCTTTAGGGTAATTCTCGCAGGTGGTTTGAATTCTGAAAGTGTTAGGGAAGCTATAAAAACTGTAAAACCCTTCGGTGTTGATGTCTCTTCTGGTATAGAGATAAGCCCTGGCATAAAAGACCATAAAAAAATGGAGGAGTTTGTCCATGCAGTTAAGAACGCACTTGGAGATTGA